The Styela clava chromosome 2, kaStyClav1.hap1.2, whole genome shotgun sequence genome contains a region encoding:
- the LOC120335921 gene encoding uncharacterized protein LOC120335921, with the protein MANQNTKGKAIGVMVSNGGNLKWRREGNSRIEVGATSGNDSHGIIIDSGGKAEITEKNNTYMEVRNLEQTPQGQNGASRNQVPAEATGITVGNESELVMIREDNATISVVANGEGLAKGIDVNNGTADITERGNARIQVGSDQHMTQYQNKVSGAQQEDTSVLQQRVYITVRNYEKQVTEPKQVNLTDKVQKLLDEYGGVEYSIYCGERKLDANETFSNNKVKKDDVLTVGKEVIVTSNNGQPRDIKK; encoded by the exons ATGGCGAACCAGAATACAAAAG GAAAAGCAATTGGTGTAATGGTGAGTAATGGGGGAAACCTAAAGTGGAGAAGAGAAGGAAATTCGAGGATTGAAGTTG GTGCCACCAGCGGCAACGATTCACATGGAATAATTATTGACAGTGGTGGAAAAGCGGAGATAACGGAAAAAAACAATACTTATATGGAAG TTCGAAATCTGGAACAAACACCGCAAGGCCAAAATGGAGCTTCCAGAAATCAAGTACCAG cCGAAGCAACTGGAATAACAGTGGGTAATGAAAGCGAATTGGTAATGATACGAGAGGACAATGCGACTATTTCCGTTG TTGCAAACGGTGAGGGACTGGCTAAAGGCATTGATGTTAACAATGGAACAGCAGATATAACTGAAAGGGGTAACGCTAGAATACAAg TTGGATCCGATCAACATATGACGCAATATCAGAACAAGGTTTCCGGAGCTCAGCAGGAAG atACATCAGTCCTGCAACAAAGGGTTTATATCACAGTTAGAAACTATGAAAAACAAGTAACTGAACCAAAACAAGTGAATCTAACAGACAAAGTTCAGAAACTACTGGATGAATACGGCGGTGTCGAATATTCCATCTACTGCGGAGAAAGAAAATTGGACGCCAACGAGACTTTTAGCAATAATAAGGTAAAAAAAGATGATGTATTGACGGTCGGAAAAGAGGTGATTGTAACAAGCAACAATGGACAACCAAgagatattaaaaaataa
- the LOC120335895 gene encoding uncharacterized protein LOC120335895 isoform X2 — protein sequence MAELKLLKVNIEGSNANVSNHDLVLKTDIEKVGNAITSAAGEIAPDKCLLESVLSSAQPTASTSLYVAAESIIGHTPWVKINEIQANNVLAVSVPKQYGEKFNKLITDGKITRKVKSDFEDLDTTVMRIPGANPKKQKEILDLIDEVRIESIEIWDKGSEELNCTAGEIIEGKNTDTITNKHTVVIGDGEGCVVGTLMKKGSDVKRTIQGGTTLVVGGLKVNSNARQKAKQIEDRSDAAQKLKQIEDGSDAAQKLKQIEDGSNVAQKLKQMKDVSNATQKVKQIEDVSKAKQKVKQIEYESNATQKRRQIENARDL from the exons ATGGCAGAATTAAAATTACTAAAAGTGAATATAGAGGGATCAAACGCTAATGTTAGCAACCATGATTTAGTTCTCAAGACTGACATAGAAAAAGTAGGAAATGCTATCACGTCCGCTGCAGGTGAAATAGCTCCAGACAAATGTTTGTTGGAGTCAGTTCTTTCCTCAGCTCAGCCAACCGCCTCTACATCTTTATACGTTGCTGCAGAGTCCATTATTGGGCATACGCCATGGgtcaaaataaatgaaatccaAGCAAATAATGTTCTGGCAGTTTCTGTTCCAAAACAATATGGagaaaaattcaacaaattgATTACTGATGGAAAAATAACTCGAAAGGTGAAAAGCGATTTTGAAGATCTGGATACGACAGTGATGAGAATTCCTGGGGCGAACCCTAAGAAACAAAAAGAAATACTTGATCTCATTGATGAAGTCAGAATTGAATCTATTGAAATATG GGACAAAGGGTCTGAAGAGTTGAATTGTACAGCAGGTGAAATTATAGAAGGAAAGAACACCGATACAATAACTAACAAACACACCGTAG TTATTGGAGATGGCGAAGGATGCGTAGTTGGAACATTAATGAAAAAAGGCTCAGATGTGAAACGGACGATACAGGGTGGAACCACATTAGTTGTCGGTGGACTTAAAG TCAACTCCAATGCAAGGCAGAAGGCAAAACAAATCGAGGACAGGTCCGATGCAGCGCAGAAGTTGAAACAAATCGAGGACGGGTCCGATGCAGCGCAGAAGTTGAAACAAATCGAGGACGGGTCCAATGTAGCGCAGAAGTTGAAACAAATGAAGGATGTGTCCAATGCAACACAGAAGGTAAAACAAATCGAGGACGTGTCCAAGGCAAAGCAGAAGGTGAAACAAATCGAGTACGAGTCCAATGCAACGCAGAAGAGGAGACAAATCGAAAACGCCAGAGATCTGTAG
- the LOC120335895 gene encoding uncharacterized protein LOC120335895 isoform X1, whose product MAELKLLKVNIEGSNANVSNHDLVLKTDIEKVGNAITSAAGEIAPDKCLLESVLSSAQPTASTSLYVAAESIIGHTPWVKINEIQANNVLAVSVPKQYGEKFNKLITDGKITRKVKSDFEDLDTTVMRIPGANPKKQKEILDLIDEVRIESIEIWDKGSEELNCTAGEIIEGKNTDTITNKHTVVIGDGEGCVVGTLMKKGSDVKRTIQGGTTLVVGGLKGKDLEKVLETYEKIRFNSNARQKAKQIEDRSDAAQKLKQIEDGSDAAQKLKQIEDGSNVAQKLKQMKDVSNATQKVKQIEDVSKAKQKVKQIEYESNATQKRRQIENARDL is encoded by the exons ATGGCAGAATTAAAATTACTAAAAGTGAATATAGAGGGATCAAACGCTAATGTTAGCAACCATGATTTAGTTCTCAAGACTGACATAGAAAAAGTAGGAAATGCTATCACGTCCGCTGCAGGTGAAATAGCTCCAGACAAATGTTTGTTGGAGTCAGTTCTTTCCTCAGCTCAGCCAACCGCCTCTACATCTTTATACGTTGCTGCAGAGTCCATTATTGGGCATACGCCATGGgtcaaaataaatgaaatccaAGCAAATAATGTTCTGGCAGTTTCTGTTCCAAAACAATATGGagaaaaattcaacaaattgATTACTGATGGAAAAATAACTCGAAAGGTGAAAAGCGATTTTGAAGATCTGGATACGACAGTGATGAGAATTCCTGGGGCGAACCCTAAGAAACAAAAAGAAATACTTGATCTCATTGATGAAGTCAGAATTGAATCTATTGAAATATG GGACAAAGGGTCTGAAGAGTTGAATTGTACAGCAGGTGAAATTATAGAAGGAAAGAACACCGATACAATAACTAACAAACACACCGTAG TTATTGGAGATGGCGAAGGATGCGTAGTTGGAACATTAATGAAAAAAGGCTCAGATGTGAAACGGACGATACAGGGTGGAACCACATTAGTTGTCGGTGGACTTAAAG GAAAAGATCTTGAAAAAGTTCTAGAGACCTACGAGAAAATACGCT TCAACTCCAATGCAAGGCAGAAGGCAAAACAAATCGAGGACAGGTCCGATGCAGCGCAGAAGTTGAAACAAATCGAGGACGGGTCCGATGCAGCGCAGAAGTTGAAACAAATCGAGGACGGGTCCAATGTAGCGCAGAAGTTGAAACAAATGAAGGATGTGTCCAATGCAACACAGAAGGTAAAACAAATCGAGGACGTGTCCAAGGCAAAGCAGAAGGTGAAACAAATCGAGTACGAGTCCAATGCAACGCAGAAGAGGAGACAAATCGAAAACGCCAGAGATCTGTAG
- the LOC120335924 gene encoding uncharacterized protein LOC120335924 isoform X1: MMTEFEEKSLKVIFDGSNLGVNYGDLVLKTDIEAVRNAITSVVGVVNLDMCLKLGVGAVAATSLYVAAKCLKAYLPWVNIQDVNENNVLKVAVPKKHEEKFNKLLAEGKITQKVKMDFEDLDTTLMRFLGDHHVKQKEILDLIEKVRIKSVETPCVSEISANTTAGVVMAGYNSDEIHNRNVKVIGFGKGLVAGELMTNNARVERKIYGGTIMVERRNIDNSVPLQNDNEANED, from the exons ATGATGACAGAATTCGAAGAAAAATCACTGAAAGTGATTTTTGATGGATCAAACCTTGGTGTTAACTACGGCGATTTAGTACTTAAGACTGATATAGAAGCAGTAAGAAATGCTATCACGTCTGTTGTGGGTGTCGTAAATCTAGACATGTGCTTAAAATTAGGTGTTGGCGCGGTTGCCGCTACATCTTTATATGTTGCTGCAAAATGCCTTAAAGCGTATTTGCCATGGGTTAACATCCAAGACGTCAATGAAAATAATGTTCTCAAAGTTGCCGTTCCAAAAAAACATGAAGAAAAGTTTAACAAATTGCTTGCTGAGGGAAAAATAACTCAGAAGGTGAAAATGGATTTTGAAGATCTGGATACCACATTAATGAGGTTTCTTGGAGATCACCatgtaaaacaaaaagaaatacTTGATCTCATCGAAAAAGTCAGAATTAAATCCGTTGAAAC acCATGTGTGTCAGAAATTTCAGCAAACACTACGGCTGGTGTGGTTATGGCAGGATATAACAGTGATGAAATACATAACCGAAACGTTAAAG ttATTGGATTTGGGAAAGGACTGGTAGCTGGAGAACTCATGACAAACAATGCACGCGTGGAACGTAAGATATATGGCGGAACCATTATGGTTGAGAGAAGAAATATAG ATAACTCTGTTCCATTGCAGAACGACAATGAAGCAAACGAGGATTAG
- the LOC120335924 gene encoding uncharacterized protein LOC120335924 isoform X2, whose product MMTEFEEKSLKVIFDGSNLGVNYGDLVLKTDIEAVRNAITSVVGVVNLDMCLKLGVGAVAATSLYVAAKCLKAYLPWVNIQDVNENNVLKVAVPKKHEEKFNKLLAEGKITQKVKMDFEDLDTTLMRFLGDHHVKQKEILDLIEKVRIKSVETPCVSEISANTTAGVVMAGYNSDEIHNRNVKVIGFGKGLVAGELMTNNARVERKIYGGTIMVERRNIERQ is encoded by the exons ATGATGACAGAATTCGAAGAAAAATCACTGAAAGTGATTTTTGATGGATCAAACCTTGGTGTTAACTACGGCGATTTAGTACTTAAGACTGATATAGAAGCAGTAAGAAATGCTATCACGTCTGTTGTGGGTGTCGTAAATCTAGACATGTGCTTAAAATTAGGTGTTGGCGCGGTTGCCGCTACATCTTTATATGTTGCTGCAAAATGCCTTAAAGCGTATTTGCCATGGGTTAACATCCAAGACGTCAATGAAAATAATGTTCTCAAAGTTGCCGTTCCAAAAAAACATGAAGAAAAGTTTAACAAATTGCTTGCTGAGGGAAAAATAACTCAGAAGGTGAAAATGGATTTTGAAGATCTGGATACCACATTAATGAGGTTTCTTGGAGATCACCatgtaaaacaaaaagaaatacTTGATCTCATCGAAAAAGTCAGAATTAAATCCGTTGAAAC acCATGTGTGTCAGAAATTTCAGCAAACACTACGGCTGGTGTGGTTATGGCAGGATATAACAGTGATGAAATACATAACCGAAACGTTAAAG ttATTGGATTTGGGAAAGGACTGGTAGCTGGAGAACTCATGACAAACAATGCACGCGTGGAACGTAAGATATATGGCGGAACCATTATGGTTGAGAGAAGAAATATAG AACGACAATGA
- the LOC120335409 gene encoding uncharacterized protein LOC120335409 has protein sequence MTEFELKPLKVNFDGSNLGVNYGDLVLKTDIEAVRNAITSVVGFVNLDMCLKLGVGAVAATSLYVAAKCLKGYLPWVNIQDVNENNVFKVAVPKKHEEKFNKLLAEGKITQKMKMDFEDLDTTLMSILGDDHVKHKKILDLIEKVRIKSVDTPCGSDIPENTTAAVIIAGNNSDVIHDRNLEVIACGTGVVAGEFLTQGSNVGREIHGGNIRVRRENIDNSVPAQNGNEANEE, from the exons ATGACAGAATTCGAACTAAAACCACTGAAAGTGAATTTTGATGGATCAAACCTTGGTGTTAACTACGGTGATTTAGTACTTAAGACTGATATAGAAGCAGTAAGAAACGCTATCACGTCTGTTGTGGGTTTCGTAAATCTAGACATGTGCTTAAAATTAGGTGTTGGCGCGGTTGCCGCTACATCTTTATATGTTGCTGCAAAATGCCTTAAAGGGTATTTGCCATGGGTTAACATCCAAGACGtcaatgaaaataatgttttcaaAGTTGCCGTTCCAAAAAAACATGAAGAAAAGTTTAACAAATTGCTTGCTGAGGGAAAAATAACTCAGAAGATGAAAATGGATTTTGAAGATCTGGATACCACATTAATGAGTATTCTTGGAGATGACCatgtaaaacacaaaaaaatacttGATCTCATCGAAAAAGTCAGAATTAAATCCGTGGATAC GCCATGTGGATCGGACATTCCAGAAAACACCACGGCTGCTGTGATTATAGCAGGAAATAACAGTGATGTAATACATGACCGAAACCTTGAAG TTATTGCATGTGGGACAGGAGTGGTAGCTGGTGAATTCTTGACACAAGGCTCAAACGTGGGACGTGAGATACATGGCGGAAACATTAGGGTTAGGAGAGAAAATATAg ATAACTCTGTTCCAGCGCAGAACGGCAATGAAGCAAACGAGGAATAG